One region of Desulfitobacterium chlororespirans DSM 11544 genomic DNA includes:
- a CDS encoding YkvI family membrane protein, with amino-acid sequence MNKRVIFQIAATYVGAVMGAGFASGQEIQQFFANFGSAGIIGILCSTILFAGLGWIMLDLQKRWKVTSYADFFEHLFGKRWGNRMDILVSLLLFIGMVAMMSGAGAVFRQFFNLSPWLGILITALIISLALWFKGEGVLWINSMLIPLKFMFCIGIGLWAILFATGTKDAGIELAANPLIHNWLFSSILYVSFNLTLAMVVFASLGKEVQRPEGRIGALLGGIALGLFALVIALTLLKFPEVRGFEIPMVAVAGSLGSWPGFCYVTVLWLAMLTAAIGNGFSLITHMEKKFKLHYKKAAAVLLLLVVPLSGVKFSLIVKMIYPLFGYLGLVFIPVLCWSWLKR; translated from the coding sequence ATGAATAAAAGAGTCATTTTTCAAATTGCTGCAACCTATGTTGGAGCAGTTATGGGAGCAGGCTTTGCCTCTGGTCAGGAGATACAGCAGTTTTTCGCTAATTTCGGAAGTGCAGGAATCATCGGGATTCTGTGCAGCACGATTCTCTTCGCCGGCCTGGGGTGGATCATGCTTGATCTGCAGAAGCGGTGGAAAGTAACCTCCTATGCTGATTTTTTTGAGCATTTATTTGGTAAACGCTGGGGCAACAGAATGGACATCCTTGTGAGCCTGCTTTTATTCATCGGCATGGTGGCCATGATGTCAGGGGCTGGGGCGGTCTTTCGGCAGTTCTTTAACTTATCCCCTTGGCTGGGCATTCTTATCACAGCGTTGATCATATCCCTGGCCCTGTGGTTCAAGGGAGAAGGTGTGCTTTGGATTAATAGCATGCTTATACCCTTGAAATTCATGTTCTGTATCGGCATCGGCTTATGGGCCATACTCTTTGCTACGGGAACAAAAGACGCGGGAATAGAACTTGCCGCCAATCCTCTTATCCATAATTGGCTGTTCTCGAGTATTCTCTATGTTTCATTTAATCTAACCTTGGCTATGGTGGTCTTCGCCTCTCTCGGCAAGGAAGTTCAGAGGCCGGAAGGCCGCATTGGAGCTTTATTGGGCGGAATAGCTCTTGGTCTGTTTGCCCTGGTGATTGCACTGACACTTTTGAAGTTTCCTGAAGTCAGAGGTTTTGAGATACCCATGGTTGCCGTAGCGGGAAGTTTAGGATCATGGCCGGGCTTTTGCTATGTGACTGTCCTCTGGTTAGCTATGCTCACGGCAGCCATAGGCAATGGTTTTAGTCTGATTACCCATATGGAAAAGAAATTCAAACTCCATTATAAAAAGGCGGCAGCCGTCCTCCTTCTGCTGGTCGTTCCTCTTTCGGGGGTAAAATTTTCTTTAATAGTAAAGATGATTTATCCCCTATTTGGCTACCTGGGGTTGGTGTTTATTCCCGTGCTCTGTTGGTCCTGGTTAAAAAGATAG
- the yyaC gene encoding spore protease YyaC, producing the protein MSILSVFTESHKYKAHFDDKIGTQKMEARLIDVLHSERHRPLVILCIGTDRSTGDALGPLIGTYLSQRGLPKLSVLGTLEQPVHATNLPEYIKYIQNSYYNPFIIAIDACLGKMDSVGNITLANGPLKPGAGVHKELPSVGEVHLTGIVNVGGFMEYMVLQNTRLGLVWKMAETMSELLANAYIKTRIS; encoded by the coding sequence ATGAGCATACTTTCGGTGTTTACCGAGTCTCATAAATACAAGGCTCATTTTGATGATAAAATTGGAACCCAGAAGATGGAGGCCCGTCTGATCGATGTTCTGCACAGTGAACGCCACCGCCCCCTGGTGATTTTATGTATTGGCACAGATCGTTCAACCGGCGATGCCCTTGGTCCGCTAATCGGTACTTACCTAAGTCAAAGAGGTTTACCTAAGCTCAGTGTTTTGGGAACTCTTGAACAGCCGGTCCATGCCACAAATTTACCGGAGTACATTAAGTATATCCAAAACTCCTATTACAATCCTTTTATTATCGCCATTGATGCTTGCCTGGGCAAGATGGACTCTGTTGGCAATATCACCCTTGCCAATGGGCCTTTAAAGCCTGGAGCAGGAGTCCACAAGGAGCTTCCCTCTGTAGGGGAAGTTCATCTCACCGGTATTGTCAATGTGGGAGGGTTCATGGAATACATGGTTTTACAGAATACCCGTCTCGGCTTGGTTTGGAAAATGGCCGAGACGATGAGTGAGCTCCTGGCCAATGCTTATATTAAAACGAGGATTTCTTAA
- a CDS encoding DUF4446 family protein, whose product MNLEEIMPLSYWAIALVAVLCIVEFIWIVILQNRLKGFQKSYLALQTFLDGSSLDQQLKEYISGVNHIKDNVEKMEKRMDQVELKLRSSIDRAELVRFNAFDNMGSDLSFALALLNQQGDGVVLSSINNREESRVYAKPISHGESSYHLSQEEKAAIGKAKETIKI is encoded by the coding sequence ATGAATCTGGAAGAAATAATGCCCTTATCCTACTGGGCGATTGCTTTGGTGGCTGTATTATGTATCGTCGAATTTATTTGGATTGTTATTTTGCAGAATCGCCTGAAGGGGTTTCAAAAATCCTATCTCGCCCTGCAAACCTTTCTTGATGGGAGCTCACTGGACCAACAGCTTAAAGAATATATAAGCGGGGTTAACCATATTAAGGACAATGTGGAAAAGATGGAAAAGAGAATGGACCAAGTAGAGCTTAAGCTCCGTTCTTCTATCGATAGAGCTGAGTTGGTGAGGTTCAACGCCTTTGACAATATGGGAAGCGACCTGAGTTTTGCCTTAGCATTGCTTAATCAACAGGGAGACGGTGTCGTTCTTTCATCGATTAATAATCGCGAGGAATCAAGAGTCTATGCTAAACCGATAAGCCATGGCGAATCCAGTTATCATCTATCTCAGGAAGAAAAGGCAGCCATAGGAAAAGCCAAGGAAACGATCAAGATTTAA
- a CDS encoding DUF554 domain-containing protein gives MLGTIVNSLAIIGGALVGILFGKALPEKIKRTVIQGIGLAVILIGLRMALTTNNPLVVIGSLVLGGIIGEWIDIEDKLQQLGKWLESKFAKGGNGNFTKGFVSSSLMFCVGAMAIMGALESGLKGVHDTLYAKSMLDGITSIVLASSMGIGVLVSAVPVFLYQGGITISAALLQGFLSDPVIAEMSATGGLLIVGIGLNILEIKEIKVGNLLPAIFIAVPITMLLAQMA, from the coding sequence GTGCTGGGTACAATTGTGAATTCGTTAGCGATCATTGGCGGAGCCTTGGTGGGTATACTTTTCGGTAAAGCCCTGCCTGAAAAAATAAAAAGAACAGTGATCCAAGGGATAGGGCTGGCGGTTATTCTCATTGGTTTAAGGATGGCTTTGACAACCAATAACCCGCTGGTGGTTATAGGGAGCTTGGTTTTAGGAGGAATAATCGGCGAATGGATTGATATTGAGGATAAGCTTCAGCAGCTGGGGAAATGGCTGGAAAGTAAATTTGCTAAAGGAGGAAATGGCAATTTCACCAAAGGATTTGTTTCCTCAAGCTTAATGTTTTGTGTGGGGGCCATGGCTATCATGGGGGCTCTGGAAAGTGGACTTAAAGGAGTCCATGACACACTCTATGCCAAATCCATGCTGGATGGTATTACCTCCATTGTCTTGGCTTCATCCATGGGGATCGGTGTCTTGGTTTCCGCCGTTCCTGTCTTTCTTTATCAAGGCGGGATAACAATCTCCGCTGCACTCCTGCAAGGATTTCTTTCCGATCCCGTTATAGCGGAGATGAGCGCTACGGGTGGATTACTCATTGTTGGAATTGGTCTGAACATACTGGAGATTAAAGAAATAAAGGTAGGAAATCTACTGCCGGCAATATTTATTGCGGTACCCATCACTATGCTGCTAGCGCAGATGGCTTAG
- a CDS encoding ParB/RepB/Spo0J family partition protein has product MSKKALGRGLEALIGAEPVSNEASVHEIELDKIRLNPDQPRRSFNQESLEELAASLKTHGLLQPILVQLKDEEYIIVAGERRYRAAILAGLAKIPCLIKTGSEQELAEKALIENIQRSDLSPVEEGLAYARLIKEYELTQEQVAERVGKGRPTVANLLRIIQLPDPVLHLIQEGKLSLGHAKVLLAIKDSSLQVLLAQKVAKESLPVRDLESLILKYTEQHVTPKKAKTKNSFLFTQIEDQLRSSFQTKVKVKGDAGRGKIEIEYFSEDEFNRLLEIWNIKVD; this is encoded by the coding sequence GTGTCTAAAAAAGCTTTAGGTCGTGGCCTGGAAGCATTGATTGGTGCCGAACCTGTGAGCAATGAAGCCTCAGTTCATGAAATTGAGTTGGATAAAATACGTCTTAATCCCGATCAGCCAAGGAGGAGTTTTAACCAGGAAAGTTTGGAAGAGTTAGCAGCTTCTTTAAAGACACATGGCTTGCTTCAGCCCATTTTAGTTCAACTTAAAGATGAAGAATATATTATTGTTGCCGGTGAAAGACGTTATCGTGCCGCCATTTTGGCCGGACTTGCTAAAATTCCCTGCCTTATTAAAACGGGAAGTGAGCAGGAGTTGGCTGAAAAGGCTTTGATTGAAAACATCCAAAGGTCGGACCTTTCACCAGTTGAAGAAGGCTTGGCTTATGCCCGCCTCATCAAAGAGTATGAACTAACTCAGGAACAGGTTGCCGAAAGAGTCGGAAAAGGACGCCCGACGGTGGCTAATCTTCTCCGTATCATTCAATTGCCGGATCCGGTGCTCCATTTAATTCAGGAAGGTAAATTGAGTCTTGGTCATGCTAAAGTTCTCTTGGCGATCAAGGATTCATCCCTGCAAGTCCTTTTGGCCCAGAAGGTAGCGAAAGAAAGCTTACCGGTGAGAGACTTAGAAAGTCTGATTTTAAAATATACTGAGCAGCACGTGACTCCTAAAAAAGCTAAAACGAAGAATTCATTCCTATTCACTCAGATTGAGGATCAATTGCGGTCTTCATTTCAAACGAAGGTAAAGGTTAAAGGAGATGCTGGTAGAGGCAAGATTGAAATTGAGTATTTTTCTGAAGATGAGTTTAATCGTCTTTTGGAGATATGGAATATCAAAGTTGATTAG
- a CDS encoding ParA family protein — MANIIAIANQKGGVAKTTTAVNLSACLVEQGKKVLLLDLDPQGNATSGCGVIKSKLKNSIYDVLINEVPIDRIIKQTELTGLFIAPAQIELAGAEIELVGLEQREGKLASALMNIKDDYDFIIIDCPPSLGLLTLNALTAATDVLIPVQCEYYALEGLSLLMDTIQRVKGRLNPRLNILGALLTMFDARTNLGIQVVDEVKKYFKSKVFSTIVPRNVRLGEAPSHGKPIVLYDDRSRGAEVYRDLAEEVLQRV; from the coding sequence TTGGCTAATATTATTGCAATTGCCAATCAAAAAGGTGGAGTAGCCAAGACGACTACAGCCGTTAATTTAAGTGCCTGCCTTGTTGAACAGGGAAAAAAGGTGCTGCTCCTAGATCTGGATCCCCAAGGAAATGCGACAAGCGGTTGTGGTGTAATTAAAAGTAAGTTGAAGAATAGTATTTATGATGTACTTATTAACGAAGTGCCCATCGACAGAATTATAAAACAGACAGAGTTAACTGGACTATTTATTGCACCCGCTCAAATCGAACTTGCCGGTGCTGAGATTGAGCTGGTTGGACTGGAGCAAAGAGAAGGCAAACTTGCTTCAGCTCTCATGAACATTAAGGATGACTATGATTTTATTATTATTGATTGTCCTCCCTCTCTGGGTTTGCTTACTCTCAATGCTTTAACTGCCGCAACGGATGTCCTTATTCCCGTTCAGTGTGAGTATTATGCTCTGGAAGGCCTTAGTTTGTTGATGGATACGATTCAAAGGGTAAAAGGACGCTTAAATCCTCGTTTAAATATCTTGGGTGCGCTGCTGACTATGTTTGATGCCCGGACCAATTTAGGTATCCAAGTGGTTGATGAAGTTAAAAAGTACTTTAAAAGTAAAGTGTTCTCGACTATTGTACCGAGGAATGTGCGGCTAGGAGAAGCTCCAAGCCATGGCAAACCAATTGTCCTGTATGATGATCGTTCACGGGGCGCAGAGGTTTATCGCGATTTAGCAGAGGAGGTATTGCAGCGTGTCTAA
- the rsmG gene encoding 16S rRNA (guanine(527)-N(7))-methyltransferase RsmG, with translation MLPEHKELLGRLTRERLNIELSADQLEKFSIYADRLVEWNEKVNLTSITELEEIILKHFVDSLTLVSLVRGNKLADIGTGAGFPGIPLKILLPELEIYLVDSLAKRLDFLESVIKELKLAKVKTVHARAEDFARDSHYRETFDCVTSRAVARLPVLLEYAVPLLKKGGYFLAAKGSKAQEEAMESQKALTVLGAEIKEIKFFNLGAEAEHRAIILVEKTSPTPPAYPRKAGTPAKKPLL, from the coding sequence ATGCTACCTGAGCATAAAGAGCTTCTGGGCAGATTAACCCGCGAACGATTGAATATTGAACTGAGTGCGGATCAGCTTGAAAAGTTTTCTATTTATGCAGATCGATTAGTTGAATGGAATGAAAAAGTCAATTTAACAAGTATTACGGAACTCGAAGAAATAATTCTGAAACATTTTGTGGATTCACTTACTTTGGTTTCTTTAGTTCGGGGCAACAAGCTTGCCGATATTGGAACAGGGGCTGGGTTTCCCGGAATTCCTCTAAAAATTCTTTTGCCTGAACTTGAGATTTATCTGGTGGACTCTTTGGCAAAGCGCTTGGACTTTTTAGAAAGTGTTATTAAAGAATTGAAATTAGCAAAGGTCAAAACAGTACACGCCAGAGCGGAAGATTTTGCCAGGGACTCCCATTACCGGGAAACCTTTGATTGCGTTACATCCCGGGCAGTTGCCCGCCTGCCTGTGTTGCTGGAGTATGCTGTCCCTCTGCTTAAAAAAGGCGGGTACTTTTTGGCAGCAAAGGGATCCAAAGCTCAGGAGGAGGCTATGGAGTCACAAAAGGCTTTGACGGTCTTAGGGGCTGAGATCAAAGAAATTAAATTCTTTAACCTGGGAGCCGAAGCCGAGCACCGGGCCATTATCCTGGTGGAGAAAACTTCACCAACTCCCCCTGCTTATCCCCGCAAGGCTGGTACTCCAGCGAAGAAGCCCTTGCTGTAG
- the mnmG gene encoding tRNA uridine-5-carboxymethylaminomethyl(34) synthesis enzyme MnmG, producing MEYLAGNYDVIVVGAGHAGCEAALAAARMGCRTLLITLSLDNIAHMDCNPSLGGPAKGHLVREIDALGGQMGITADETSLQVRMLNTGKGPAVHALRIQSDKQAYHLHMRNAILGQEHLVLHQALVERIKTEDGEVSGVVTRTGAFYAAPNVILTSGTYLRGRIIIGDAMYEGGPNGQQTAMNLSGALKDLGLELGRFKTGTPPRIHRRSVDYTKFTVQPGDPVPWRYSFMPTQSMFWGRDVDKQIPCWLGYTTPETHQIIQDNIHRAPLYSGKIEGIGPRYCPSIEDKVVRFADRPSHQIFLEPEGWDSDELYVAGLSTSMPEEVQYDIIHSVPGLEKAELLRPGYAIEYDYVKPYQLSLSLEVRKIPGLFTAGQLNGTSGYEEAAAQGLLAGINAALRVQGKEPFIVRRSEGYLGVLIDDLVNKGVKEPYRLLTSRAEYRLILRQDNADLRLTPRGREIGLVKDERWAAFEKKKAAIAEINALWRGTTFSPLNEHLAEVLAGVHSAAVHGGISGEELMRRPEITINEIKQLMPQLGSYDEEALLEAGIEIKYAGYIEKQLAEIERFAKMEERLIPEDIVYDEIKGLSTEGRQRLKEVAPFNMGQATRITGVTPADISVLLVYLEQKRRGGQVHAT from the coding sequence GTGGAATATTTGGCGGGAAACTATGATGTGATTGTGGTAGGCGCCGGACATGCGGGCTGTGAAGCGGCTTTGGCTGCCGCACGTATGGGTTGCCGAACCTTGTTGATCACCCTCAGCTTAGATAATATAGCCCATATGGATTGCAACCCCTCTTTGGGAGGGCCGGCCAAAGGCCATTTAGTCAGGGAGATCGATGCTTTAGGCGGGCAAATGGGCATTACCGCCGATGAGACATCCCTGCAGGTCCGTATGTTGAATACGGGAAAAGGCCCGGCGGTTCATGCTTTGCGGATCCAGTCCGATAAGCAAGCCTATCATCTTCATATGCGCAATGCTATTTTAGGTCAGGAACATTTAGTTCTTCACCAGGCTTTGGTAGAGCGCATCAAAACCGAAGATGGGGAAGTGAGCGGTGTCGTAACGCGGACAGGAGCCTTCTATGCTGCGCCCAATGTGATTTTAACCAGTGGGACCTATTTGCGGGGACGGATCATTATCGGCGATGCTATGTATGAAGGGGGCCCTAATGGACAGCAGACAGCCATGAACCTTTCCGGTGCCTTAAAAGATCTTGGCTTGGAGCTGGGACGTTTTAAAACAGGGACACCACCGCGGATTCATCGCCGCTCTGTGGATTACACCAAGTTTACTGTCCAGCCTGGGGATCCTGTTCCCTGGCGTTATTCTTTTATGCCCACCCAAAGCATGTTTTGGGGTCGTGATGTGGACAAACAAATTCCTTGTTGGTTAGGGTATACCACACCGGAGACTCATCAGATCATCCAGGATAATATTCACCGGGCCCCCTTATACTCAGGAAAAATCGAAGGTATTGGCCCCCGCTATTGTCCTTCGATCGAAGATAAAGTTGTGCGCTTTGCCGATCGTCCTTCTCATCAAATCTTCCTCGAACCTGAGGGCTGGGATAGTGACGAACTCTATGTGGCAGGATTATCCACCAGCATGCCGGAGGAAGTACAGTATGATATTATCCATAGTGTTCCCGGGTTGGAGAAGGCCGAACTTTTGCGTCCCGGCTATGCTATAGAGTATGATTATGTGAAGCCCTATCAGCTTTCCCTGAGCCTGGAAGTGCGCAAGATTCCCGGACTTTTCACGGCAGGGCAGCTTAATGGGACCTCCGGTTATGAGGAAGCGGCGGCCCAGGGTTTATTGGCAGGAATTAATGCAGCACTGCGGGTTCAAGGGAAGGAACCTTTTATCGTCCGCCGCTCTGAAGGTTACCTGGGCGTATTGATCGATGACTTGGTCAATAAAGGGGTCAAGGAGCCTTATCGGTTGCTGACTTCCCGAGCGGAGTATCGTTTGATTCTCCGTCAGGACAATGCGGATCTGCGCTTAACTCCCCGGGGCAGAGAGATCGGTTTGGTTAAGGATGAGCGCTGGGCGGCTTTTGAAAAGAAAAAGGCAGCCATCGCTGAAATTAATGCCTTATGGCGGGGAACTACTTTTTCACCTCTTAATGAACATTTGGCAGAGGTTTTGGCAGGGGTTCATTCCGCGGCAGTTCATGGCGGCATCAGCGGCGAGGAACTGATGAGAAGACCGGAAATTACGATTAACGAAATTAAACAGCTTATGCCTCAGCTGGGGTCCTATGATGAAGAAGCGCTGCTGGAAGCGGGGATTGAAATCAAGTATGCGGGCTATATTGAAAAACAGCTTGCCGAAATTGAGCGCTTCGCTAAGATGGAAGAGCGCTTAATCCCTGAGGATATTGTTTATGATGAGATTAAGGGATTATCTACAGAGGGACGGCAAAGGCTGAAAGAGGTTGCACCTTTTAATATGGGTCAGGCTACTCGGATTACAGGAGTGACGCCGGCGGATATCTCCGTTTTATTGGTCTATCTGGAACAAAAGCGCAGAGGGGGTCAGGTTCATGCTACCTGA
- the mnmE gene encoding tRNA uridine-5-carboxymethylaminomethyl(34) synthesis GTPase MnmE has product MDDTIIALATAVGEGSIHVLRISGPQAKGIIEQAFTPHHPQRWREKSNFTLHLGLFRAGEKVLDEVLIGRMSAPGSYTGEDVYEINCHGGLYIAERIMRECVRLGARLAEAGEFTKRAFLNGKLDLIQAEAVVDLISAKTDSSADLALAQMDGLLSQKIVLLKDQVMETLAFIEAGIDFPEDDVESLDRDALLQRISKGLELARDLLEGSKTGRILREGMLTVIVGQPNVGKSSLLNALMGEERAIVTDIPGTTRDEIRESVTIGGILLQLVDTAGIRESEDLVEKLGIERSWKAMEKAELILLIIQAGQELKAEELKILSQYDQDVIVLINKMDLMVGREQAEEVLQNYPTQQGVWIPFSVKENLGFKQLEREIKHRVYQGKAEKSKEPLISNIRQITALERAASALTNGWDSVKNGLPWDIVSIDIRQALQEISQMTGDSVEESLLDDIFSRFCIGK; this is encoded by the coding sequence ATGGATGATACGATTATTGCTTTAGCTACGGCTGTAGGTGAAGGAAGTATACATGTTTTAAGAATAAGCGGACCTCAGGCGAAGGGGATCATTGAGCAAGCCTTTACACCTCACCACCCTCAGCGCTGGCGGGAAAAAAGCAATTTTACATTGCACTTAGGTCTTTTTCGGGCCGGGGAAAAGGTCCTGGATGAAGTGCTCATCGGCAGAATGTCAGCTCCAGGCTCTTATACAGGGGAAGATGTCTATGAGATCAATTGTCATGGCGGTCTTTATATCGCCGAGCGGATTATGAGAGAATGCGTACGTTTGGGGGCACGTCTTGCTGAAGCCGGAGAATTCACGAAGCGCGCCTTTCTTAATGGCAAGCTGGATTTAATTCAGGCTGAGGCTGTTGTGGATTTGATTTCAGCCAAAACGGACAGTTCAGCCGATCTGGCCCTTGCTCAGATGGATGGCTTGCTTTCTCAAAAAATCGTTTTGCTTAAGGATCAGGTTATGGAGACCCTGGCTTTTATTGAGGCCGGTATTGATTTTCCTGAAGATGATGTGGAAAGTTTGGATCGGGATGCCCTTCTCCAGCGCATCAGTAAGGGACTTGAGCTGGCTCGTGATTTGCTTGAAGGGAGCAAGACGGGAAGAATCCTCCGGGAAGGCATGCTGACGGTGATTGTCGGACAGCCTAATGTGGGCAAATCCAGTCTGCTTAATGCTTTGATGGGGGAAGAGAGGGCTATTGTTACAGACATACCGGGTACGACCCGGGATGAGATTCGGGAATCGGTCACTATCGGCGGTATACTTTTGCAGCTGGTGGATACGGCGGGAATTCGTGAAAGCGAGGATCTCGTTGAAAAACTGGGTATTGAGCGATCCTGGAAAGCTATGGAGAAAGCCGAACTGATTCTTCTGATCATTCAGGCCGGCCAAGAGCTTAAGGCTGAAGAGCTGAAGATTTTAAGTCAGTATGATCAAGATGTGATCGTTTTAATTAATAAAATGGACCTTATGGTCGGCCGGGAACAGGCGGAGGAAGTTCTTCAGAACTACCCCACTCAGCAAGGAGTTTGGATTCCTTTTTCGGTGAAAGAAAATTTGGGCTTTAAGCAGTTGGAGAGAGAGATTAAACATAGGGTCTATCAAGGTAAAGCAGAAAAAAGTAAAGAGCCTTTAATCTCCAATATCCGTCAAATCACGGCCTTAGAGAGAGCTGCATCAGCCTTGACAAACGGTTGGGATTCGGTTAAGAACGGCCTTCCCTGGGATATCGTATCCATTGATATCCGTCAGGCTCTTCAGGAAATTTCCCAAATGACGGGGGATAGTGTTGAAGAGTCCTTGCTGGATGATATTTTCTCACGATTTTGTATTGGAAAGTAG
- the jag gene encoding RNA-binding cell elongation regulator Jag/EloR, producing the protein MRFAEKTGKTVEEAINACLNELGVERDRVRIEVLEEPMKKGLFGLLGTTLAKVRVNYEDCPGELACSFLKDVCDSMGVIAEFNYKQQGQHWLIDISGEELGILIGRRGDTLEALQYLSNLAVAKQLAEKVRVIIDVEGYRQRREETLVRLAKRLSDKVKRTGTRVVLEPMNPHERRIIHTALQDDARISTFSEGEEPNRKVVISLKRTKEIS; encoded by the coding sequence ATGAGATTTGCTGAGAAAACAGGTAAAACTGTCGAAGAAGCTATTAATGCTTGTCTGAACGAATTAGGAGTTGAGCGAGACCGGGTAAGGATTGAAGTGTTGGAAGAGCCTATGAAAAAGGGACTTTTCGGGTTGCTGGGAACCACCCTTGCCAAAGTGCGCGTCAATTATGAAGATTGTCCGGGTGAGCTGGCCTGTTCGTTTCTTAAAGATGTGTGTGACTCAATGGGTGTCATTGCTGAGTTTAACTATAAACAACAAGGGCAGCATTGGCTCATTGATATTTCCGGTGAAGAACTGGGCATCTTAATCGGCCGTAGGGGAGATACTCTGGAAGCTCTTCAGTACTTATCCAATCTTGCTGTAGCTAAGCAGCTTGCCGAAAAGGTTCGTGTTATTATTGATGTGGAAGGGTATCGTCAGCGGCGGGAAGAGACCTTAGTCCGCTTAGCCAAGCGGTTATCTGATAAAGTAAAGCGTACCGGAACTCGTGTTGTCTTAGAACCTATGAATCCTCATGAAAGAAGGATTATCCATACTGCTTTGCAGGATGATGCACGGATCTCCACCTTTAGTGAAGGTGAAGAACCCAATCGTAAAGTGGTTATTTCCTTAAAACGGACAAAAGAAATTTCCTGA
- a CDS encoding YidC/Oxa1 family membrane protein insertase codes for MSTFVGWMTELLKWLYNLTDLVGFASYGLAIILLTIIIKTLIYPLTWKQMKSMRKTMEIQPKLQEIQKKYKSNPEKLNQETMALYKQHNLNPAGGCLPLLVQLPIFWALYNTLFHFDNYIADPSQAMFLWFSITENGNLVLAILAGATTFLQTKLTTASNPAMKAQNNTGKPDPAQSTQKMMLYFMPLFMAYITWTVPSGLGLYFFTMNIVSVFQQLYINRKLNKEQVEVA; via the coding sequence GTGAGTACATTTGTCGGATGGATGACCGAATTGCTGAAGTGGTTATATAATTTAACCGATTTGGTTGGTTTCGCCAGCTATGGCTTGGCGATTATTCTTCTCACCATTATTATTAAGACGTTGATTTACCCTCTTACCTGGAAGCAGATGAAGTCCATGCGCAAGACCATGGAGATTCAGCCTAAGCTTCAGGAAATTCAGAAAAAATATAAAAGCAACCCCGAAAAGCTCAATCAGGAAACGATGGCGCTTTATAAGCAGCATAATCTCAATCCGGCCGGGGGCTGTCTGCCTTTACTTGTTCAATTGCCGATTTTCTGGGCTTTGTATAATACTCTCTTTCATTTTGACAATTATATTGCCGATCCCAGTCAAGCGATGTTTTTATGGTTCAGCATCACCGAGAACGGCAACTTGGTTCTCGCCATCCTGGCAGGCGCTACAACCTTTTTACAGACGAAGCTTACTACAGCGTCCAATCCGGCTATGAAGGCTCAAAATAACACTGGAAAACCTGATCCTGCTCAGTCGACGCAAAAGATGATGCTTTATTTCATGCCTCTGTTTATGGCCTATATTACTTGGACCGTGCCATCAGGCCTTGGTTTGTACTTCTTTACGATGAATATTGTTTCTGTTTTTCAACAGCTTTATATTAATCGCAAACTGAATAAAGAACAGGTTGAGGTTGCATAG
- the yidD gene encoding membrane protein insertion efficiency factor YidD gives MMKRLLIGVIRIYQRYISPLKRPSCRFYPTCSEYSIQAIQKYGVVKGGWKSLIRILKCHPFHPGGYDPV, from the coding sequence TTGATGAAGCGTTTATTAATTGGTGTGATTAGGATTTATCAACGTTATATTTCACCTCTTAAACGACCATCCTGTCGTTTTTATCCCACATGTTCTGAATATTCTATTCAAGCGATACAAAAGTACGGGGTTGTTAAAGGCGGTTGGAAATCCCTAATCAGGATTTTAAAATGCCATCCCTTTCACCCTGGTGGTTATGATCCAGTTTAA
- the rnpA gene encoding ribonuclease P protein component, giving the protein MLQRHLRLRQKSLYRKVFAQGKSFSGKYVVIYVAEGPSRFGFIASKKVGNAVVRNRAKRLMREVIRLHLAEMKENTQIICIARSSIKGVSYSQVENSLLKSLYKAKVIKDR; this is encoded by the coding sequence ATGTTGCAGAGACATCTTAGATTGCGTCAAAAATCTCTTTATAGAAAGGTTTTTGCACAAGGGAAAAGTTTCTCCGGCAAATATGTAGTTATCTATGTAGCAGAGGGCCCCTCACGGTTCGGGTTTATTGCTTCCAAAAAGGTCGGCAATGCCGTCGTTCGTAATCGGGCTAAACGTTTGATGAGAGAAGTCATTCGGCTCCATCTTGCTGAGATGAAAGAAAATACCCAAATAATTTGTATTGCCCGTTCTTCAATTAAAGGAGTTTCCTATTCTCAAGTAGAAAATAGTCTTTTGAAAAGCTTATATAAAGCAAAGGTTATAAAGGACCGTTGA